The Streptomyces noursei ATCC 11455 sequence GTCCGCGTCGGACTCGGCGGCGGGCGCAGGCTGGTTCACGCGCTCCCCCGAAGACCTCGGGGTGGCTGGCCTTCCAGTCGAGCCAGTGCCGCATCGGCCTGCGGCTGCCGATGGTGTGGCAGCGGTCCATGACCTGCTCCAGCGTCAGCGGCCCCTGCTTTCGGTTGGGGAAGTTCGGCGGATCGGGGACGAATGTCGGCCCGTAGGTCCACGAACAGCGGCGGTAGCCCCAGTCGCCGGTGCCGTATTTGATGAACACGGTCCTGTTCCAGCCGGAGTCCACATCGAGTGGGCGCTGGTCCATCTTGCGGGCGTAGCCCTGGTTGCCGAACCAGTAGTGCCGGTGCTCCTGGAGGAAGGAAGCCAGCATCTGTACCTCGGCGTCGGTCGGCCGCTCGGCGCTGGCGAACGGCCAGGGCGGGTCGAATTCGCAGTTCGAGTCAGCGTGGAGGAACGCGGCGACGTAGTGCCAGCGGGGATTGAAGCTGTCCACCACCGGGATGCGTAGTTTGGTGAGCGGGTCGTCTCGGTCGGCGTCGGTACCGAAGGGCCAGTCGGTCATCAGAATTCCTCCGGCTGGATCGTCTCGAAGTGCCACCAGCGCCCGTCCGACCACTGGTAGATGCGGATCGCGGTCGTCTTCGTCTCGCCGGCTTCAGTCTTCTGCAGCTCAGTGCGGACGTACTCGTAGGTCTTGGTCTCGCTGGTGAACTCGGCCTCAGGGCTGGAGCCGGTCGGGCTGTCGAGGACGACACGCCATGGCTTAGAGGTCCTAACAAAGACGTCGGACGTGTCCGTAGGTGATGAGACATGTAGCGAGTCCGAGGAAGGCTTCATGGATGTCGTCGCGTCGCTCCCACCGGATGCGCAGGCGCCGGAAGCCATGTAGCCAGGAGATGGTTCGTTCGACGACGTACCGAAAGATGCCCAGGCCGGAGCCGCGTGGCTGGCCTCGCCTCGCGATCACGGGGCGGATGCCGCGCTGCCGTAGCAGGCGCCGGTACTTGTCGTGGTCATAGCCGCGGTCGGCGAGCAGTGCGTCGGGGCGGTGCCGGGGTCGGCCGACCGCACCGGCGACGGCGGGGATCTTGTCGAGCAGGGGCAGGAGTTGGGTGACGTCGTTGCCATTGCCGCCGGTCAGCGACACCGCAAGGGGAATGCCCTGGGCGTGGGTGATGACGTGGTGCTTGCTGCCCGGCCGTGCGCGATCGACCGGGCTGGGACCGCTTTTGGGCCCCTTCGAGCCGCCCGCACATGAGAGAAGTCGATCACCGCCCGGGACCAGTCCAGCTTCTTCGCCGACCGCAGCTTCTTCAGCAGCAGCACATGCAGTTGGTCCCACACCCCGGCCTCGTTCCACGCGGCCAGCCGGCGCCAGCAGGTCATGCCCGAACCGAAGCCCAGCTCCTGCGGCAGGAACTCCCACTGGATGCCGGTGTGCAGCACGAACAAGATCCCGCACAACGCCTGCCGGTCTGGAACCCTCGGCCGCCCCTCGACCAGCTTCGGCCCCGGCTTGGGCAACAACGGCTCGATCAGCGCCCACAGTTCATCCGACACGATCCACGGCCGCGGCTGACGTTCACCCACAGCCAGACCAACGAGCGGATAAGCCAGCAGCCACATGATCAACCACTTCCGTTAGGACCTCTAAGGCCCGAGCCGGCATCCGGCCCGTCCTGGGGGTCGACGGCCTGCTCCCGCATGGCCTGAGGCATTCTCACAAGGTGTGGCTCGACGAGGACGGGCACCCACGAGTTGCTGTCGAGGAGCGAATGGGGCATGCCCTGCAAGGCATTGAGGGCATCTACTCACACACGACGCTGGCCATGGAGCTGAAGATCGCGGACATGCTCCAACGGCGATGGGAGCAGTCACTGCGCCCCGTGGTGGCTCGCCGCGAGTTCGGCCCTCTCCCCGTTCCCGTCTCCCAGGCGTCGAGTTGATCTCCCAAATGTCTCCCAAACACGGTATCCGGTAGTTAGCGGGCGCATCGAAGGCTCCACTTCATTACGAGGTGGAGCCTTCGATGCGCGATTGATCTACGCGCGTCTTACAGGGGCCCTGCGCTAGCGGATCGGCATCCCCGACAGCGTGCGGGCGATGACCAGCCGCTGGATCTCGCTGGTGCCTTCGAAGATGGTGTAGATCGCCGCGTCGCGGTGCATCCGCTCGACCGGGTACTCGCGGGTGAAGCCGTTGCCACCGAGGATCTGGATCGCCTGGGCGGTCACCTTCTTCGCCGTCTCGCTGGCGAAGAGCTTCGACATCGAGCCCTCGGCGCTCTCGAACTTCTTGCCCGTGACCGCCATCCAGGAGGCGCGCCACACCAGGAGGCGGGCGGCGTCGATCTGGGTGCGCATGTCGGCCAGTTGGAAGGCCACACCCTGGTTGTCGATGATCGGGCGGCCGAACTGCTCGCGGGTCCTGGCGTACTCCAGGGCCTCCTCGTACGCCGCGCGGGCGGTGCCGACGGCCATCGCGCCGACGGCCGGGCGGGACGCCTCGAAGGTGGCCATCGCGGCGTTCTTGACGCGCTCGCCGCCCTTGGCGCGCTCGTGGGCGCGGGCCAGCCGCTCGTCGAGCTTGTCCTTGCCGCCGAGCAGGCAGTGGCCGGGGACGCGGACGTTCTCCAGCACCACCTCGGCGGTGTGCGAGGCGCGGATGCCGTGCTTCTTGAACTTCTGGCCCTGGGAGAGGCCGGGGGTGTTCGGCGGGACGATGAAGGAGGCGTGGCCCTTGGAGCCCAGCTCCGGGTCCACGACGGCGACCACCACGTGGACGTTGGCGATGCCGCCGTTGGTCGCCCAGGTCTTGGTGCCGTTGAGCACCCACTCGTCCTTGGCCTCGTCGTAGACGGCGCGGGTGCGCATCGAGGCGACGTCGGAGCCGGCGTCCGGCTCGGAGGAGCAGAAGGCGGCGACCTTGACGTCGTGCGCGTCGCCGTACATCTGCGGGACCCAGGTGCCGATCTGCTCCTCGGTGCCGTTGGCCAGCACGCCGACGGCGGCCAGGCCGGTGCCCACGATGGACAGCGCGATGCCGGCGTCGCCCCAGAACAGCTCCTCCATGGTCATGGGGATGCCGAGGCCGGTGGGGTCGAAGAACTGTTGGGCGTAGAAGTCGAGGGAGTACAGGCCGATCTTGGCGGCCTCCTGGATCACCGGCCAGGGGGTCTCCTCGCGCTCGTCCCACTCGGCGGCGGCGGGGCGCATGACGTCCGCGGCGAAGCCGTGAATCCAGTCACGGACTTCCTTCTGCTCGTCGTTGAGTTCCATGGTGAACTCGGCCATGTCCCCTCCAGTGGTGCGTACGGCAAGCCGTTACTTCCGGTAACCAGAGTCTGTTACTCGCGGGTAACGGATGTCAACTCCTCTCCGGAGCCGAATTCGCCGCGGAGTTCGGGGTCACCGAGTCCGGGTGTTACGTTGCGCGAGCACCACGGATTCACAAGGGTGGGGAGCACGACCATGGACAGCATCGACAGCACCGGACAGAACGGCACGGGCCGGGCCGGCGCGCAACCGGCCGCCGCGGACGGCGCCGACCGGCAGCAGACCGCGACCGAGCGCAGACGACGGGAACTGCTGGAGGCCGCCGAGCGCATCGTGCTGCGCGACGGCCCGGAAGCGTCGATGAACGCGATCGCCGCCGAAGCCGGGATCACCAAGCCGATCCTCTACCGGCACTTCGGCGACAAGGGCGGCCTCTACCGCGCCTTGGCCGTCCGGCACACCGACGCCCTGCTGGCCAACCTCCGGGCCGCACTGGACGCCCAGATGCTGCGCCGGGAGCGGGTCGAGGCCACCCTGGACGCCTACCTCGCCGCCATCGAGGCCCGGCCGCAGGTCTACCGCTTCCTGATGCACCCGGCGGACGAGGACCACCCCGCGGAGTCCGGCTTCGACGTCGGCCGGCACTCCGCCCCGCTGCTGCGCCGGCTCGGCGAGGAGCTGGCCAAGGTCATCTCCGACCGGCTCGACCTGGGGCCGGACGGCGAGGAGCGGGCCCGGGTGTGGGGGCACGGCATCGTCGGCATGATGCACGCGGCCGGCGACTGGTGGCTGCGCGAACGCCCCTGTTCCCGCGAGCAGTTGGTGCGCCATCTCACCGACCTGCTGTGGGGCCAGCTGGCCACCGTCAAGGACCTGGCGGACGGCCCCGGATTCTGAGGGGCCGCGGGCGGCGTCAGGCCGGCGCCGCCGTCCGCTCCTCGCCCGCCGCCGCCCATGGGGCCCGGGCCGCCGCGCGCAGCGCCCGGCGCCGCCGCAGGCCGGTGAGCCGGTCGACGTAGAGGCCGCCGCCGAGGTGGTCGCACTCGTGCTGGAGGCAGCGGGCGAAGAATCCGGTGCCGGTCACCGTCACCGGCTCGCCGGTGAGGTCGAAGCCCTCGACGATCGCGTGATCGTGACGCGGCGTGCCCGCCTCGATACCGGGCAGCGACAGACAGCCCTCGGGACCGCGGACGACCGGGCCGTCCGCCTCCACCAGCCGGGGGTTGACGATGTGCCCCAGGTGCCGGCGGTCCTCGTCGTCGGGGCAGTCGTAGACGAACACCCGCAGCGGGACGCCGATCTGGTTGGCGGCCAGACCCACGCCGTTGGCGGCGTACATTGTCGCGTACATGTCCTCGACCAGCGCGGCCAGTTCACCGTCGAAGACGGTGACGTCCGCACAGGGGCGGGAGAGGACCGGATCACCGTACAGGCGCAGCGGGCGGGGGCGGCCGGAGCTGCCCGGGATGGTGCGGTGGCGCATGGGCCCAGAGTACGGGCCGGGCATTCCGGATCGCGTCACACAGGTGGCGGAGTTCGGGCCGGCCGCCGGATCTCGATAGGCTGATCCCCGACCGAAGCCTCCGGCCGGTCGGCGACCGCTGGAGGAGGCGCGTTCTCCCGGCAGCCCCAGGGCAGGAGTGCGCCGGATGCAAGGAGGATCTAGGACCATGGCAGGCAACACGGAGCCGCTGTCGCCGCGGGCCAAACTGGCCGTGACGGCCGGCAAGGCCGCAGCAGCGGTGTCGCGCGCGGCGGGCCGCGGCAGCGGATCGGTGATCGGCGGCCGGGTGGCGCTCAAGCTCGACCCCGACCTGCTGGCCTCGCTGGCCAGGCACCTGGACGTGGTCCTGGTGTCCGCCACCAACGGCAAGACCACCACCACCCGGCTGATCGCCGAGGCACTGCGGGCCAGCGGCCCGGTCGTCTCCAATGCGCTGGGCGCGAACATGCCCGCGGGGATCACCTCGGCGCTGGCGGGCGGCTCGGACGCCAAGTTCGGCGTCATCGAGGTGGACGAGAAGTACCTGGCCACGGTGGCCCGGGACGTCACGCCCAAGGCCATAGCGCTACTGAACCTCTCCCGGGACCAGCTCGACCGGGCGGCCGAGACCCGGATGCTGGCCGAGCGCTGGCGCGAGGGCCTGTCCGGCTCCAAGGCGCTGATCATCGCCAACGCCGACGACCCGCTGATCGTGTGGGCGGCCTCGGCGTCCGCCAACGTGGTGTGGGTCGCCGCCGGGCAGGAGTGGAAGGACGACGCCTGGTCCTGCCCGTCCTGCGGCGGTGTGATGCAGCGGCCCGGCGACGACTGGTTCTGCGCCGAGTGCGGCTTCCGCCGGCCGATGCCCAGCTGGGCGCTCTCCGGCGACCACGTCCTGGACCCGCACGGCAGCGCCTGGCCGATCAAGCTGCAGCTGCCGGGCCGCGCCAACAAGGCCAACGCCACCACCTCCGCCGCGGTCGCGGCCGCCTTCGGGGTGCCGCCGCAGGTCGCCCTGGAGCGGATGTTCTCGGTGCAGGCCGTGGCCGGCCGCTACGACGTGGTCACCTTCCAGGAGCGGGAGCTGCGCCTGCTGCTGGCCAAGAACCCGGCCGGCTGGCTGGAGACCTTCTCGCTGATCGACGGGCCGCCGACCCCGGTGATCATGTCGGTGAACGCACGCGGCGCGGACGGCACCGACACCTCCTGGCTGTGGGACGTGGACTACACCCGGCTGGCCGGGCACCCGATCTTCGTGCTGGGCGACCGCAAGCTGGACCTGGCGGTGCGCCTGGAGGTCGCCGGGCTCGACTTCCAGGTGTGCGAGACCCTCGACGAGGCGGTGGGGCAGGCACCTGCCGGCCGGATCGAGGTCATCGCCAACTACACGGCATTCCAGGACCTGCGCCGCCGCGTGGGCAACTGAGTGCGGTCCACAGAGAACACGGACAAGGACGAGCGAGCATGAGTGACAACAGCCTGCGCGTGGTGTGGATCTACCCGGACCTGCTGAGCACCTACGGCGACCAGGGCAACGTCCTGGTGGTGGAGCGGCGGGCGCGCCAGCGCCGCCTGGACGTCCAGCGCCTGGACGTCCGGTCCGACCAGCAGATCCCCACCTCCGGGGACATCTACCTGATCGGCGGCGGCGAGGACCGGCCGCAGCGGCTGGCGGCCGAGCGGCTGATCCGCGACGGCGGACTGGACCGCGCGGTCTCCAACGGCGCGATCGTCTTCTCGGTGTGCGCCGGCTACCAGATCCTGGGCCACGAGTTCATCAACGACCTCGGTGAGCGGCAGCAGGGCCTGGGGCTGCTGGACGTGGTGAGCACCCGCGGCGAGGGCGACCGGTGCGTCGGCGACGTACTGGCCGACATCGACCCGAAGTTGGGGCTGCCGCCGCTGACCGGCTTCGAGAACCACCAGGGCGTCACGCACCTGGGCCAGAGCGCCCGGCCGTTCGCCAAGGTCCGGTTCGGCAACGGCAACGGCGTCGGCGACGGCTACGAGGGCGCCTGGAACGACACTGTCTTCGGGACGTACATGCACGGCCCGGTGATGGCCCGCAACCCGCACATCGCGGACCTGCTGATCAAGCTGGCGCTGGACGTCAACGCGCTGCCGCCGGCCGACGACCGGTGGTACGACGCGCTGCGCCAGGAGCGGATCGCGGCGGCGACCGAGAACGCCTGACGGTTTCGGCGGGATCACAACGGCCGGATCCGGGTCAGCCGACCCGGATCCGGCCGTTTTCCGTGCGCCGGTGTCCGCACTCCGGGCGCTCGTGTGCCGAAGTGCCGTGCGCTTGTAGGCTGGGCGGGATCCAACCGGACGACGGGGTCCGGGCGTCCGGTTGAGTTGCAGAGGTTGCTACGAGCAATGCGTATTGGTGTCCTCACATCCGGGGGCGACTGCCCCGGCCTGAACGCCGTCATCCGGTCCGTCGTGCACCGAGCCACCGCCGACCACGGCGATGAGGTGATCGGCTTCAAGGACGGCTGGAAGGGCCTGCTGGAGTGCGATTACCGCAAGCTCGACCTGGACGCCGTCGGCGGCATCCTGGCGCGCGGCGGGACCATCCTCGGGTCGTCGCGGGTGCAGCCCGCCCACCTGCGGGACGGTGTCGAGCGGGCCCGCGGCCACGTCGCCGAGCTGGGGCTCGACGCGATCATCCCGATCGGCGGCGAGGGCACGCTGAAGGCGGCCCGGCTGCTGTCGGACGCCGGGCTGCCGATCGTCGGCGTGCCCAAGACCATCGACAACGACATCGCCGTCACCGACGTGACGTTCGGCTTCGACACCGCGGTGGGGGTGGCGACCGAGGCGCTGGACCGGCTCAAGACCACCGCCGAGTCGCACCAGCGGGTGATGATCGTCGAGGTGATGGGGCGGCACACCGGCTGGATCGCGCTGCACTCGGGGATGGCGGCCGGCGCGCACGCGATCGTGGTGCCGGAGCGGCCGTTCGACATCGAGGAGCTGACCGCGCGGGTCGCGCAGCGGTTCGAGGCCGGCAAGAAGTTCGCGATCGTGGTGGTCGCGGAGGGCGCCAAGCCGCGCGCGGGCTCCATGGCCTTCGACGTCGGCGACACCGACGTGTACGGGCACGAGCGGTTCGCCGGGGTCGCCCGGCAGCTGTCGGTGGAGCTGGAGCGGCGGCTCGGCAAGGAGGCCCGGCCGGTCATCCTCGGCCACGTCCAGCGCGGTGGTACGCCGACCGCGTACGACCGGGTGCTGGCCACCCGGTTCGGCTGGCACGCGGTGGAGGCCGCGCACCGCGGGGAGTTCGGGATGATGACCGCGCTGCGCGGCACGGACATCACGCTGGTGCCGCTCGCCGAGGCGGTCGCCAGCCTCAAGACGGTGCCCGCCGAGCGCTACGACGAGGCCGAGTGCGTGCTGTGACCCGTCCGTAGCCCCCTAGGGGACGCGCGTCCTAAGAGGCGCCCCCGGCCGCTCCGCCGGCCGGGGGCGCCTCTACGCTTGTCGCCGGAGCATTGGTACGAATCAGGAGCGAGCGGATGCATCACAGCGGGCACGGCATGGACGGCATGAACATGGATCTGCCGCCGTTCACGCTGGGGCGGGGCCTCGCGTTCGGCGGTGACGCGTTCTTCCTCGTCGGCTGTCTGCTGGGGCTGGCGCTGTACGTCTGGGCGGTGGTCCGACTGCGACGGCGCGGGGACGGGTGGCCGATGGGCCGGCTCGTCGCCTGGGTGCTGGGCGTGCTGACGGTGGCGGTGACGATGTGCACCAAGCTGAACGACTACGGCATGGCGATGTTCAGCGTCCACATGGTCCAGCACATGATCATCAGCATGCTGTCGCCGATCCTGCTGCTGCTCGGGGCGCCGGTGACGCTGGCGCTGCGCGCCCTGCCGACCGCCGGACGCGGCCGCAAGGGGCCGCGCGAGCTGCTGGTGGCGCTGCTGCACAGCCGCTACATGCGGATCATCACGCACCCGGCGTTCACCATCCCGCTGTTCATCGCGAGCCTCTACGCGCTGTACTTCACCCCGCTGTTCGACTTCCTGATGCAGTCCCGGACCGGGCACATCGCGATGATGGTGCACTTCCTGGCGGTGGGGCTGGTCTTCTTCTGGCCGATCATGGGCGTCGACCCGGGCCCGCACCGTCCGGGGTACGTGATGCGGATGCTGGAGCTGTTCGCCGGGATGCCGTTCCACGCGTTCTTCGGCATCGCGCTGATGATGGCGTCCGAGCCGATGGTGGACACCTTCCTGCACCCGCCGGCCACGCTGGGCATCGAGGCGCTGGGCGACCAGCAGGCGGCCGGCGGGATCGCCTGGGCGTTCAGCGAGATCCCGTCGGTGGTGGTGCTGATCGCGCTGGTCTTCCAGTGGTACAAGTCCGAGGAGCGCCAGTCGGCGCGCGCGGACCGGGCCGCGGAGCGGAACGGCGACAAGGACCTGGCGGACTACAACGCCTATCTGGCCTCGCTCAACGCCCGGGGGCGGTGAGAGCGGGAGGCACGCGGGACGCGGACGGCCGGAAACGGCCACCGCGGCGCGGTCGGTCATCTGGCGGCACGGGCCGCGGCCGGGGACGATGGTTCCCTGGCCGCGGCCCGTGGCGTTGTGTCCCCGGGCCGCCGCGTGAGGAGGTTGCGGGTATGCCCGGATCTGCCAGAGCGATGGCCGTCTGCACGGTGTGCGGGCTGGTGGCGGCGTCCGCCTACACCGTGGCGTTGGGCGGCAACGGCTGGGTGTGGTT is a genomic window containing:
- a CDS encoding IS5 family transposase (programmed frameshift), with the protein product MWLLAYPLVGLAVGERQPRPWIVSDELWALIEPLLPKPGPKLVEGRPRVPDRQALCGILFVLHTGIQWEFLPQELGFGSGMTCWRRLAAWNEAGVWDQLHVLLLKKLRSAKKLDWSRAVIDFSHAGGSKGPKSGPSPVDRARPGSKHHVITHAQGIPLAVSLTGGNGNDVTQLLPLLDKIPAVAGAVGRPRHRPDALLADRGYDHDKYRRLLRQRGIRPVIARRGQPRGSGLGIFRYVVERTISWLHGFRRLRIRWERRDDIHEAFLGLATCLITYGHVRRLC
- a CDS encoding MurT ligase domain-containing protein, with amino-acid sequence MAGNTEPLSPRAKLAVTAGKAAAAVSRAAGRGSGSVIGGRVALKLDPDLLASLARHLDVVLVSATNGKTTTTRLIAEALRASGPVVSNALGANMPAGITSALAGGSDAKFGVIEVDEKYLATVARDVTPKAIALLNLSRDQLDRAAETRMLAERWREGLSGSKALIIANADDPLIVWAASASANVVWVAAGQEWKDDAWSCPSCGGVMQRPGDDWFCAECGFRRPMPSWALSGDHVLDPHGSAWPIKLQLPGRANKANATTSAAVAAAFGVPPQVALERMFSVQAVAGRYDVVTFQERELRLLLAKNPAGWLETFSLIDGPPTPVIMSVNARGADGTDTSWLWDVDYTRLAGHPIFVLGDRKLDLAVRLEVAGLDFQVCETLDEAVGQAPAGRIEVIANYTAFQDLRRRVGN
- the def gene encoding peptide deformylase — translated: MRHRTIPGSSGRPRPLRLYGDPVLSRPCADVTVFDGELAALVEDMYATMYAANGVGLAANQIGVPLRVFVYDCPDDEDRRHLGHIVNPRLVEADGPVVRGPEGCLSLPGIEAGTPRHDHAIVEGFDLTGEPVTVTGTGFFARCLQHECDHLGGGLYVDRLTGLRRRRALRAAARAPWAAAGEERTAAPA
- a CDS encoding TetR family transcriptional regulator, whose translation is MDSIDSTGQNGTGRAGAQPAAADGADRQQTATERRRRELLEAAERIVLRDGPEASMNAIAAEAGITKPILYRHFGDKGGLYRALAVRHTDALLANLRAALDAQMLRRERVEATLDAYLAAIEARPQVYRFLMHPADEDHPAESGFDVGRHSAPLLRRLGEELAKVISDRLDLGPDGEERARVWGHGIVGMMHAAGDWWLRERPCSREQLVRHLTDLLWGQLATVKDLADGPGF
- a CDS encoding 6-phosphofructokinase: MRIGVLTSGGDCPGLNAVIRSVVHRATADHGDEVIGFKDGWKGLLECDYRKLDLDAVGGILARGGTILGSSRVQPAHLRDGVERARGHVAELGLDAIIPIGGEGTLKAARLLSDAGLPIVGVPKTIDNDIAVTDVTFGFDTAVGVATEALDRLKTTAESHQRVMIVEVMGRHTGWIALHSGMAAGAHAIVVPERPFDIEELTARVAQRFEAGKKFAIVVVAEGAKPRAGSMAFDVGDTDVYGHERFAGVARQLSVELERRLGKEARPVILGHVQRGGTPTAYDRVLATRFGWHAVEAAHRGEFGMMTALRGTDITLVPLAEAVASLKTVPAERYDEAECVL
- a CDS encoding type 1 glutamine amidotransferase, with protein sequence MSDNSLRVVWIYPDLLSTYGDQGNVLVVERRARQRRLDVQRLDVRSDQQIPTSGDIYLIGGGEDRPQRLAAERLIRDGGLDRAVSNGAIVFSVCAGYQILGHEFINDLGERQQGLGLLDVVSTRGEGDRCVGDVLADIDPKLGLPPLTGFENHQGVTHLGQSARPFAKVRFGNGNGVGDGYEGAWNDTVFGTYMHGPVMARNPHIADLLIKLALDVNALPPADDRWYDALRQERIAAATENA
- a CDS encoding acyl-CoA dehydrogenase family protein, which produces MAEFTMELNDEQKEVRDWIHGFAADVMRPAAAEWDEREETPWPVIQEAAKIGLYSLDFYAQQFFDPTGLGIPMTMEELFWGDAGIALSIVGTGLAAVGVLANGTEEQIGTWVPQMYGDAHDVKVAAFCSSEPDAGSDVASMRTRAVYDEAKDEWVLNGTKTWATNGGIANVHVVVAVVDPELGSKGHASFIVPPNTPGLSQGQKFKKHGIRASHTAEVVLENVRVPGHCLLGGKDKLDERLARAHERAKGGERVKNAAMATFEASRPAVGAMAVGTARAAYEEALEYARTREQFGRPIIDNQGVAFQLADMRTQIDAARLLVWRASWMAVTGKKFESAEGSMSKLFASETAKKVTAQAIQILGGNGFTREYPVERMHRDAAIYTIFEGTSEIQRLVIARTLSGMPIR
- a CDS encoding cytochrome c oxidase assembly protein, which gives rise to MHHSGHGMDGMNMDLPPFTLGRGLAFGGDAFFLVGCLLGLALYVWAVVRLRRRGDGWPMGRLVAWVLGVLTVAVTMCTKLNDYGMAMFSVHMVQHMIISMLSPILLLLGAPVTLALRALPTAGRGRKGPRELLVALLHSRYMRIITHPAFTIPLFIASLYALYFTPLFDFLMQSRTGHIAMMVHFLAVGLVFFWPIMGVDPGPHRPGYVMRMLELFAGMPFHAFFGIALMMASEPMVDTFLHPPATLGIEALGDQQAAGGIAWAFSEIPSVVVLIALVFQWYKSEERQSARADRAAERNGDKDLADYNAYLASLNARGR